In Phocoena phocoena chromosome 19, mPhoPho1.1, whole genome shotgun sequence, a genomic segment contains:
- the C19H17orf113 gene encoding uncharacterized protein C17orf113 homolog → MVPPGKKPAGEASNSNKKCKRYFNEHWKEEFTWLDFDYERKLMFCLECRQALVRNKHGKAENAFTVGTDNFQRHALMRHVTSGAHRQALAVNRGRPTFEGQAEGGGTCPGLATTPSFRSVKVEANPAKVAVLTTVYCMAKEDVPDDRCSALLELQRFNLCQALLGMEHGDYYSPRRVRDMQVAIASVLHTEACQRLKASPYVGLVLDETRDWPESHSLALFATSVSPCDGQPATTFLGSVELREGEATAGQLLDILQAFGVSASKLAWLSSSLPSDRLGSVGPQLQAACPLLMELHCLPGRTDPKPPAYLGEYESVLDALFRLHGGPSSHVVPELRAALDLAAIDLAGPRPVPWASLLPVVEAVAEAWPCLVPTLEASAPASPTTRALALALRQFTFVAFTHLLLDALPSVQKLALVLQPEEPDLALLQPLVTAAAASLQAQRSSGGARLQGFLQELATSSPDLGRGRCTYRGVELVGYSEAAVQGLERLRGAFLDSMRRGLRDSYPGPSLDAVAALAAIFDPRRYPQAPEELGAHGEGALRVLLRAFAPAVVCQRALGDFALFKRVVCSLGRLGPRALCAKLACARSELHELFPDFAALASLALALPAGAGLLDKVGRSRELRWWGPGGAGEGRGGPAVKIAVDGPPLHEFDFALAVEFLESGWGEGLLGSQLT, encoded by the exons ATGGTGCCCCCGGGGAAGAAACCAGCCGGAGAGGCTTCCAACTCCAATAAGAAGTGCAAGCGTTACTTCAACGAGCACTGGAAAGAGGAGTTCACCTGGCTGGACTTCGACTACGAGCGGAAGTTGATGTTTTGCCTAGAGTGCCGCCAGGCCCTGGTGCGGAACAAGCACGGCAAAGCGGAGAACGCCTTCACCGTGGGCACCGACAACTTCCAGCGCCATGCCCTGATGCGCCACGTGACCTCGGGGGCCCACCGCCAGGCTCTGGCCGTCAACCGGGGCCGGCCCACTTTTGAGGGCCAGGCTGAGGGTGGAGGGACCTGTCCGGGCCTGGCGACCACCCCCAGCTTCAGGAGTGTCAAGGTGGAAGCGAACCCGGCCAAGGTGGCCGTGCTGACCACGGTGTACTGCATGGCCAAGGAGGACGTGCCTGACGACCGCTGCTCTGCCCTGCTCGAGCTACAGAGGTTCAACCTGTGTCAGGCGCTGCTGGGCATGGAGCACGGCGATTACTACAGTCCTAGGAGGGTGAGGGACATGCAG GTGGCCATTGCCAGTGTCTTGCACACAGAGGCCTGCCAACGCCTGAAGGCATCCCCGTATGTGGGCCTGGTGTTGGACGAGACCAGGGACTGGCCTGAGTCCCACAGTCTGGCCTTGTTTGCCACTTCGGTGTCCCCCTGCGATGGCCAGCCTGCCACCACCTTCCTGGGCAGTGTGGAGCTACGGGAAGGCGAGGCCACCGCTGGCCAACTCCTGGACATTCTGCAGGCTTTCGGCGTGTCTGCATCCAAGCTGGCCTGGCTCAGCTCAAGCCTCCCCAGTGACCGCCTGGGGAGCGTGGGCCCGCAGCTCCAGGCTGCCTGCCCACTGCTCATGGAGCTACACTGCCTCCCGGGCCGGACAGATCCCAAGCCCCCTGCCTACCTAGGTGAATATGAAAGTGTGCTGGATGCCCTATTCCGCCTCCATGGTGGCCCCAGTTCCCACGTGGTCCCTGAGCTCCGGGCGGCACTGGACCTTGCAGCTATTGACTTGGCAGGACCACGGCCAGTGCCCTGGGCCTCCCTGCTGCCTGTGGTGGAAGCAGTGGCTGAGGCTTGGCCTTGCCTGGTGCCCACGCTGGAGGCCTCTGCCCCAGCCTCACCTACAACCAGGGCACTGGCCCTCGCCCTGCGCCAGTTCACCTTTGTGGCCTTCACCCACCTCCTGCTGGATGCTCTGCCGTCCGTGCAGAAGCTCGCCCTTGTCCTGCAGCCAGAAGAGCCGGACTTGGCCTTGCTGCAACCGCTGGTGACGGCAGCTGCAGCCTCCCTCCAAGCGCAGCGCAGCTCAGGTGGGGCGCGTCTCCAGGGCTTCCTGCAGGAACTGGCAACCTCCAGCCCTGACTTGGGCCGCGGCCGCTGCACCTACCGCGGTGTGGAGCTGGTGGGCTACTCCGAGGCTGCGGTCCAGGGCTTGGAGCGGCTGCGGGGGGCTTTCCTGGACTCCATGCGGAGGGGGCTGCGGGACTCCTACCCCGGGCCCTCGCTGGACGCCGTGGCCGCCTTGGCGGCGATCTTCGACCCCCGCCGCTACCCGCAGGCACCCGAGGAGCTGGGCGCGCACGGCGAGGGGGCGCTGCGCGTCCTGTTGCGCGCCTTCGCCCCCGCCGTGGTGTGCCAGCGGGCGCTGGGCGACTTCGCGCTCTTCAAGCGCGTGGTGTGCAGcctggggcggctgggcccgcgggCCCTGTGCGCCAAGCTGGCGTGCGCTCGCTCTGAACTGCATGAGCTCTTCCCTGACTTCGCCGCCCTCGCCTCCCTGGCCTTGGCGCTGCCCGCGGGCGCCGGCCTCCTGGACAAGGTCGGCCGCAGCCGGGAGCTGCGGTGGTgggggccgggcggggcgggggaaggCCGGGGCGGCCCCGCGGTGAAGATCGCGGTGGATGGGCCGCCGCTGCACGAGTTTGACTTTGCGCTGGCGGTGGAGTTCCTAGAgagtgggtggggtgaggggctcCTGGGCTCGCAGCTCACGTGA
- the NKIRAS2 gene encoding NF-kappa-B inhibitor-interacting Ras-like protein 2 isoform X1: MGKSCKVVVCGQASVGKTSILEQLLYGNHVVGSEMIETQEDIYVGSIETDRGVREQVRFYDTRGLRDGAELPRHCFSCTDGYVLVYSTDSRESFQRVELLKKEIDKSKDKKEVTIVVLGNKCDLQEQRRVDPDVAQHWAKSEKVKLWEVSVADRRSLLEPFVYLASRMTQPQSKSAFPLSRKNKGSGSLDG, encoded by the exons ATGGGGAAGAGCTGCAAGGTGGTCGTGTGTGGCCAGGCTTCTGTGGGCAAAACTTCAATCCTGGAGCAGCTTCTGTACGGAAACCACGTAGTGG GTTCTGAGATGATTGAGACGCAGGAGGACATCTACGTGGGCTCCATTGAGACTGACCGGGGGGTGCGGGAGCAGGTGCGTTTCTACGACACCCGGGGGCTCCGAGATGGGGCTGAGTTGCCCCGGCACTGCTTCTCCTGCACTGATGGCTATGTCCTAGTCTACAGCACGGACAGCCGAGAGTCCTTTCAGCGCGTGGAGCTGCTCAAGAAGGAGATTGACAAATCCAAAGACAAGAAGGAG GTCACCATCGTGGTCCTCGGCAACAAGTGTGACCTGCAGGAGCAGCGGCGTGTAGACCCGGATGTGGCTCAGCACTGGGCCAAGTCAGAGAAGGTGAAGCTTTGGGAGGTGTCGGTGGCTGACCGCCGCTCACTGCTGGAGCCCTTCGTCTACCTGGCCAGCAGGATGACCCAGCCCCAGAGCAAGTCTGCCTTCCCCCTCAGCCGCAAGAACAAGGGCAGCGGCTCCTTGGATGGCTGA
- the NKIRAS2 gene encoding NF-kappa-B inhibitor-interacting Ras-like protein 2 isoform X3: MGKSCKVVVCGQASVGKTSILEQLLYGNHVVGSEMIETQEDIYVGSIETDRGVREQVPESPFSAWSCSRRRLTNPKTRRRSPSWSSATSVTCRSSGV; the protein is encoded by the exons ATGGGGAAGAGCTGCAAGGTGGTCGTGTGTGGCCAGGCTTCTGTGGGCAAAACTTCAATCCTGGAGCAGCTTCTGTACGGAAACCACGTAGTGG GTTCTGAGATGATTGAGACGCAGGAGGACATCTACGTGGGCTCCATTGAGACTGACCGGGGGGTGCGGGAGCAGGTGC CCGAGAGTCCTTTCAGCGCGTGGAGCTGCTCAAGAAGGAGATTGACAAATCCAAAGACAAGAAGGAG GTCACCATCGTGGTCCTCGGCAACAAGTGTGACCTGCAGGAGCAGCGGCGTGTAG
- the NKIRAS2 gene encoding NF-kappa-B inhibitor-interacting Ras-like protein 2 isoform X2: MGKSCKVVVCGQASVGKTSILEQLLYGNHVVGSEMIETQEDIYVGSIETDRGVREQVTIVVLGNKCDLQEQRRVDPDVAQHWAKSEKVKLWEVSVADRRSLLEPFVYLASRMTQPQSKSAFPLSRKNKGSGSLDG, translated from the exons ATGGGGAAGAGCTGCAAGGTGGTCGTGTGTGGCCAGGCTTCTGTGGGCAAAACTTCAATCCTGGAGCAGCTTCTGTACGGAAACCACGTAGTGG GTTCTGAGATGATTGAGACGCAGGAGGACATCTACGTGGGCTCCATTGAGACTGACCGGGGGGTGCGGGAGCAG GTCACCATCGTGGTCCTCGGCAACAAGTGTGACCTGCAGGAGCAGCGGCGTGTAGACCCGGATGTGGCTCAGCACTGGGCCAAGTCAGAGAAGGTGAAGCTTTGGGAGGTGTCGGTGGCTGACCGCCGCTCACTGCTGGAGCCCTTCGTCTACCTGGCCAGCAGGATGACCCAGCCCCAGAGCAAGTCTGCCTTCCCCCTCAGCCGCAAGAACAAGGGCAGCGGCTCCTTGGATGGCTGA